From Juglans regia cultivar Chandler chromosome 6, Walnut 2.0, whole genome shotgun sequence, the proteins below share one genomic window:
- the LOC108989503 gene encoding ankyrin repeat-containing protein NPR4-like: MACKRDGDQKTALHVLADQKAPDDEIITSCKDPIKSGNWPLFSACFRKLQAASKSEISKRDELLEMILNELQKKSIEEISEVLKRTTSEVVKTTTTSEVLKSSTNREVVKTTTTSDEVVKSTTSEVLFDAAMSGNVEFLDKVLRKFPMLIWENDHEKDRSIFHVAIQYRQEKVFNLIYNIGAVKDYLVGNKDYDGNNMLHLAGMLPDDHQERLGMPRADLRMQRELLWFKEVKKIVRPYQRSEKNKEGMTPKDVFNATHKDLVKEAERTVRETARSCMLVSTLIATVTFAAALTVPGASNKNMTPLLSKEQWTSFFILSNAVALFTSASSIISSLSVLTSSYAQKEFVKSLHVRLMFGLTTLFLSITAMLLTFIAVMFLIFDYKKLAWLPYLIVILGSGPLFLFLGLHLGLFTDLIRAYYWSSYLCRPSKHRIFE; the protein is encoded by the exons ATGGCCTGTAAACGGGATGGAGATCAGAAAACAGCTTTGCATGTTTTGGCTGATCAAAAGGCTCCAGACGATGAGATTATAACTAGCTGCAAGGACCCAATTAAGAGCGGGAACTGGCCGTTATTCAGCGCAT gcTTCCGCAAACTGCAAGCTGCTTCAAAATCAGAAATATCGAAACGTGATGAGTTGCTTGAAATGATATTGAATGAACTTCAGAAGAAATCGATTGAGGAGATTTCAGAAGTATTAAAAAGAACGACTTCAGAAGTGGTAAAAACTACTACGACTTCAGAAGTATTAAAAAGCAGTACGAATCGAGAAGTGGTAAAAACTACAACGACTTCAGATGAAGTGGTAAAAAGCACGACTTCAGAAGTACTTTTCGATGCTGCAATGTCAGGAAACGTCGAGTTTTTGGATAAGGTTCTCCGCAAGTTTCCGATGCTGATATGGGAAAATGATCACGAGAAAGACCGAAGCATATTTCATGTCGCTATTCAATATCGGCAAGAGAAAGTGTTTAACTTAATATATAACATCGGAGCTGTTAAGGATTACTTGGTAGGAAATAAGGATTACGATGGCAATAACATGCTGCACTTAGCTGGAATGTTGCCAGATGATCATCAGGAAAGACTAGGCATGCCGCGAGCAGACCTTCGGATGCAACGAGAATTATTATGGTTTAAG GAAGTGAAAAAGATTGTCAGACCTTATCAAAGGTCTGAGAAAAATAAGGAAGGAATGACACCCAAAGACGTGTTCAATGCCACCCATAAAGATTTAGTTAAAGAAGCAGAAAGAACAGTTAGGGAGACAGCACGTTCTTGTATGCTTGTATCAACTCTCATTGCTACTGTGACGTTCGCTGCAGCCCTGACGGTACCAGGTGCCAGCAACAAGAACATGACTCCTTTACTCAGTAAAGAGCAGTGGACTTCGTTTTTTATCCTATCGAATGCAGTCGCACTCTTCACCTCGGCATCATCAATAATCTCGTCACTCTCTGTTCTTACTTCAAGCTATGCACAAAAGGAGTTTGTGAAGTCGTTGCATGTTAGGCTGATGTTCGGGCTCACCACTCTGTTTTTGTCAATAACGGCCATGCTCTTGACCTTCATTGCTGTCATGTTTTTGATCTTTGACTACAAAAAATTGGCATGGCTTCCGTATCTTATTGTTATTCTTGGCAGCGGTCCtctgttcttgtttcttgggtTGCATTTGGGTCTTTTCACTGATTTGATCCGCGCGTATTACTGGTCTAGTTATTTATGCCGGCCGAGCAAGCACAGAATCTTCGAGTGA